Proteins from one bacterium genomic window:
- the mnmA gene encoding tRNA 2-thiouridine(34) synthase MnmA: protein MRIAVAMSGGVDSSVAALLLASEGHEVVGLTLKVWEDSRCCSVDDADDARRVARNLKIPHFVIDAREVFEELVINPFVETYREGLTPNPCVLCNRKLKFDWLARKAGELGCEAVATGHYARITAGPGGLPQLWRGLDHSKDQSYFVVPDSLEHLSRLRFPLGGYTKAKIRELAAGRGLPVAGKPDSQDLCFTGEGGLAGFLAQRVKRAEPGEITDLTGKRLGTHEGLHAYTLGQRRGLSVSSTAPLYVVKKDLEGNRLMLGRREDLFSREFHVTGAVWLDPEIGGKTFDCAARTRSTGEITPCTVTPEGSGFRVELASPQFAVTPGQLAVFYEGERVLGSGWIKAPASSFGE from the coding sequence ATGAGAATCGCCGTAGCCATGAGCGGCGGGGTCGATTCCTCCGTCGCGGCGCTCTTGCTGGCGAGTGAGGGGCACGAGGTGGTCGGCCTGACGCTCAAGGTCTGGGAGGACTCGCGCTGCTGCTCCGTGGACGACGCCGACGACGCCCGGCGCGTCGCCAGAAATCTTAAAATTCCCCATTTCGTCATCGACGCCCGCGAGGTCTTCGAGGAACTGGTCATAAACCCCTTCGTCGAGACTTACCGGGAGGGGCTTACCCCCAATCCCTGCGTCCTTTGCAACCGAAAGCTCAAGTTCGACTGGCTGGCGAGGAAGGCGGGGGAACTCGGCTGCGAGGCGGTCGCCACCGGCCACTACGCGAGGATAACCGCCGGGCCCGGCGGACTCCCGCAGCTCTGGCGCGGCCTTGACCACTCGAAGGACCAGTCCTACTTCGTGGTTCCCGATTCCCTCGAACACCTCTCGCGCCTGCGCTTCCCCCTCGGAGGCTACACGAAGGCTAAAATCAGGGAACTGGCCGCCGGACGGGGGCTGCCGGTGGCGGGAAAGCCCGACAGCCAGGATCTGTGCTTCACCGGCGAGGGCGGTCTTGCGGGTTTTCTCGCACAAAGGGTGAAAAGGGCCGAACCGGGGGAGATTACCGACCTTACCGGCAAGCGCCTCGGAACCCACGAGGGGCTGCACGCCTACACCCTCGGACAGAGAAGGGGGCTTTCCGTATCCTCGACCGCCCCGCTTTACGTGGTCAAAAAAGACCTCGAAGGAAACCGGCTGATGCTCGGCCGGAGGGAGGACCTCTTCAGCCGGGAATTTCACGTCACCGGCGCGGTCTGGCTCGACCCGGAAATTGGCGGAAAGACATTCGACTGCGCGGCCAGGACGAGGTCCACGGGAGAGATTACCCCCTGCACGGTTACCCCCGAAGGCTCAGGCTTTCGCGTCGAGCTTGCCTCTCCCCAGTTCGCCGTCACTCCCGGCCAGTTGGCGGTTTTTTACGAGGGCGAAAGGGTTTTGGGTTCGGGCTGGATAAAGGCTCCGGCTTCTTCTTTCGGCGAATGA
- a CDS encoding DUF4070 domain-containing protein: MNALLVYPEFPETFWSFKHAVKFVGRKAANPPLGLLTVAALLPSEWNKRLVDLNVRKLEKKDLEWADVALVSAMTVQKESARQVIRLLKENGVRVVAGGPLFTVTPEEFPEVDHLVLNEGELTLPAFLSDFAEGRAGRLYSSADYADLGRTPAPLWGLINPRDYAAMSIQYSRGCPFRCEFCNVTALLGHKPRTKSTEQIITELDSLRRLGWKASVFFVDDNFIGKKHELKNELLPALIRWQREHRQLSFFTEASIDLADDPELVDMMVAAGFNMVFIGIETPHEESLAEAKKLNNCRRDLLRDVKYLQRSGLEVQGGFIVGFDSDPPDIFRLQREFIQKSGIVTAMVGMLQAIPGTRLYERLQREGRLKGQCHGDNVASSTNIVPLMGIEKLQTGYRDLLENLYSPKHFYRRLGVFLREYRLPRIQAKLDFQHKMAFFRSVFHLGLVGKERFHYWKLIAWTTLTHPRMLPVAVTLAIYGHHFRIVCERNVLKEGC; this comes from the coding sequence ATCAACGCATTGCTTGTCTACCCGGAGTTTCCCGAAACCTTCTGGAGTTTCAAGCACGCCGTAAAATTCGTCGGGAGGAAGGCCGCAAACCCTCCCCTCGGACTCCTGACCGTAGCCGCCCTCCTGCCCTCCGAATGGAACAAGCGTCTGGTGGATCTCAACGTCCGCAAGCTCGAAAAAAAAGATCTGGAATGGGCGGACGTCGCCCTCGTAAGCGCGATGACGGTACAAAAGGAGTCCGCCCGGCAGGTGATCAGGCTCCTCAAGGAAAACGGAGTGCGGGTCGTAGCCGGAGGACCGCTCTTTACCGTCACTCCCGAGGAATTCCCCGAAGTAGACCACCTCGTACTGAACGAGGGAGAGCTTACCCTCCCGGCGTTCCTTTCGGACTTCGCCGAAGGAAGGGCCGGACGCCTTTACTCCTCCGCCGATTACGCCGACCTCGGCCGCACCCCCGCGCCCCTTTGGGGACTCATAAACCCGAGAGACTACGCCGCCATGAGCATCCAGTACTCGCGCGGGTGCCCCTTCCGGTGCGAGTTCTGCAACGTAACGGCTCTCTTGGGCCACAAACCCCGCACCAAATCCACCGAACAGATAATAACCGAGCTCGATTCGCTGAGACGTCTGGGCTGGAAGGCCAGCGTCTTTTTCGTCGATGACAATTTCATCGGCAAAAAGCATGAGCTGAAAAACGAGCTTTTGCCCGCGTTGATTCGCTGGCAGAGGGAACACCGGCAGCTGAGCTTCTTCACGGAGGCCTCGATAGATCTGGCCGACGACCCTGAACTGGTTGACATGATGGTCGCGGCGGGTTTCAACATGGTCTTCATCGGAATTGAAACCCCCCACGAAGAGAGCCTTGCCGAGGCGAAAAAACTCAACAATTGCAGGCGCGACCTCCTCAGGGACGTAAAATACCTGCAGCGTTCCGGGCTTGAGGTGCAGGGGGGGTTCATCGTCGGTTTCGACAGCGACCCTCCCGACATCTTCCGTCTCCAGAGGGAGTTCATTCAGAAAAGCGGCATCGTGACCGCGATGGTGGGGATGCTGCAGGCGATACCCGGAACGCGGCTATACGAAAGGCTGCAAAGAGAGGGAAGGCTAAAGGGGCAGTGCCACGGAGACAACGTAGCCTCTTCCACAAACATAGTCCCCCTGATGGGTATAGAGAAGCTTCAAACCGGCTACCGCGATTTGCTGGAAAACCTTTACTCCCCGAAGCACTTTTACCGGAGGCTCGGCGTATTTCTCAGGGAATACCGGCTGCCCCGGATTCAGGCGAAGCTGGATTTTCAGCACAAAATGGCTTTTTTCAGGTCGGTATTCCATTTGGGGCTGGTCGGGAAAGAGAGGTTTCACTACTGGAAGCTCATCGCGTGGACGACGCTGACACATCCGCGCATGCTGCCGGTGGCGGTCACCCTCGCGATATACGGACACCACTTCAGGATAGTCTGCGAAAGAAACGTCCTTAAGGAGGGGTGCTGA
- a CDS encoding serine hydrolase — translation MSRSKVLLVTLAGVAAALLAGFAAGKSVAPRGEISPARNVYEIRLSSAGLTGPLLECEESAKGEAKPEIRYFNTELRAKVAEIEAREGVKRVAVYFRDLENGLSIGVNQDEKFIPASLSKVPLLITCLKMAELDPKFFDRKVKFPGLPAAWMRECHYPPAKTLETGKEYTVAELLDYTISYSDNAATWLLYNTVTSTMVDNVLYDFGFNCDIYQCRMSPEAYGRFFRILYNASYLSDEMSEKALTLLAKCQFDKGIVAGLPKGVTVAHKFGEMYKQTEAGKPLQLHDCGIVYAKGNPYVLCVMTAGDRHYKELETAIQEISRFVYDKVSEKVALSASETDSFRIANADSIPARKNLSE, via the coding sequence ATGTCAAGAAGTAAAGTATTGTTGGTCACCCTTGCAGGGGTTGCAGCCGCGCTCCTCGCGGGATTCGCGGCCGGCAAAAGCGTTGCGCCCAGAGGGGAAATTTCACCCGCCCGGAACGTTTACGAGATCCGCCTCTCTTCCGCCGGACTGACGGGCCCCCTGCTTGAGTGCGAAGAGTCCGCAAAGGGAGAAGCGAAGCCGGAAATCCGCTACTTCAACACCGAGCTTCGCGCTAAAGTCGCCGAAATCGAGGCGAGAGAGGGCGTGAAGCGGGTGGCGGTCTATTTCCGCGACCTGGAAAACGGCCTGTCCATAGGTGTAAATCAGGATGAGAAGTTCATCCCGGCCAGCCTTTCAAAGGTTCCCCTGCTCATCACCTGCCTCAAGATGGCCGAGCTGGACCCGAAGTTTTTCGACAGGAAGGTAAAATTCCCCGGTCTTCCCGCCGCCTGGATGAGGGAGTGCCACTACCCGCCCGCCAAAACCCTCGAAACCGGCAAGGAATACACGGTTGCCGAACTGCTCGACTACACAATCTCCTATTCCGACAACGCCGCGACCTGGCTTCTTTACAACACCGTCACTTCGACCATGGTTGACAACGTCCTTTACGATTTCGGTTTCAACTGCGATATATACCAGTGCAGGATGTCGCCCGAAGCCTACGGAAGGTTCTTCCGCATACTCTACAACGCCTCCTACCTGAGCGACGAGATGAGCGAAAAAGCGCTTACCCTCCTCGCGAAGTGTCAGTTTGATAAGGGCATAGTCGCCGGATTGCCCAAGGGCGTGACCGTCGCCCACAAATTCGGCGAGATGTACAAGCAGACCGAGGCGGGAAAGCCCCTGCAGCTTCACGACTGCGGCATCGTGTACGCAAAGGGGAACCCCTACGTTTTGTGCGTGATGACGGCGGGAGACCGGCATTACAAAGAGCTGGAGACGGCGATACAGGAAATATCGAGATTCGTTTACGACAAGGTATCGGAAAAGGTCGCGCTGTCGGCAAGCGAAACCGATTCGTTCAGAATAGCGAACGCTGATTCGATCCCCGCCCGGAAAAATCTTTCGGAGTAA
- a CDS encoding cysteine desulfurase produces the protein MRTYLDWNASAPLRTQAREALFSALERFGNPSSIHREGREAKELLENSREEVAAFMGCAPKEVVFTSGGAEGNNLAIASFALAAKKRAFAVSKLEHPSVLCRLEKLEASGWKGNWLPVSQDGVIDIDRLTGEEGLVCLQAANQETGAHQKIGELGEKCAALSIPFHCDGVQRWGKSPLGVREAGCSTASLSGHKIGAPKGTGALYVKSGVEIEPLIMGGSQERSRRGGTENVPGIAALAAACRAAKSDLQGFSERCRVFYDLMAGEVLRLYPKAAVNGPSSPEKRLPNTLNLSFPGLTGATLVPALDLEGVAVSAGSACSSGAVKPSPVLLAMGLGEANALGSLRVSMGWTTTKEDIERFLKALELVLSRMVF, from the coding sequence ATGAGAACATATCTTGACTGGAACGCCTCGGCCCCCCTTAGGACACAGGCCCGCGAGGCGCTGTTTTCGGCGCTGGAGCGCTTCGGCAACCCTTCGAGCATCCACAGGGAGGGGAGGGAGGCGAAGGAGCTTCTCGAAAACTCCCGCGAGGAGGTCGCCGCCTTTATGGGGTGCGCCCCGAAGGAGGTCGTCTTCACCAGCGGCGGCGCGGAGGGGAACAACCTCGCCATAGCGAGTTTCGCCCTGGCGGCGAAGAAGCGCGCTTTCGCCGTATCGAAACTTGAGCACCCCAGCGTTCTTTGCAGGCTCGAAAAGCTTGAGGCTTCCGGGTGGAAGGGAAACTGGCTTCCCGTCTCACAGGACGGCGTAATCGACATAGACCGCCTGACCGGAGAAGAGGGGCTTGTCTGCCTTCAGGCGGCCAATCAGGAGACCGGCGCTCACCAGAAGATCGGCGAACTCGGCGAGAAGTGCGCGGCCCTCTCGATACCCTTCCACTGCGACGGGGTGCAGAGGTGGGGAAAGTCTCCGCTTGGCGTCCGTGAAGCCGGGTGCTCCACCGCAAGCCTTTCGGGCCACAAGATCGGCGCTCCCAAGGGCACCGGGGCGCTTTACGTCAAAAGCGGCGTCGAAATCGAGCCGCTTATAATGGGCGGCTCGCAGGAGCGCTCGCGCAGGGGCGGAACCGAGAACGTGCCGGGTATAGCGGCCTTGGCGGCGGCCTGCCGCGCGGCAAAGAGCGACCTTCAGGGGTTCTCGGAGCGCTGCCGGGTGTTTTACGACCTTATGGCGGGGGAGGTTCTTCGCCTCTACCCCAAAGCCGCCGTCAACGGACCGTCTTCCCCCGAAAAGCGCCTCCCAAACACCCTCAACCTCTCCTTCCCCGGCCTTACGGGCGCCACTCTCGTCCCCGCCCTCGACCTCGAAGGGGTCGCTGTGTCGGCGGGCTCGGCCTGCTCCTCCGGCGCGGTAAAGCCTTCCCCGGTCCTCCTCGCGATGGGTCTCGGCGAAGCCAACGCCCTCGGGAGCCTTAGGGTAAGCATGGGGTGGACGACGACGAAAGAGGACATAGAGAGGTTTTTAAAGGCCCTCGAACTCGTTCTCTCCCGCATGGTTTTCTAA
- a CDS encoding BON domain-containing protein codes for MRKIAFCLFMVFCFVFPLFIAGCASTQTQESTGEFVDDSVITAKIKAEIAGDKLISLYQISVETYKGVVQLSGFVNTQEQVDEAIGIAEKVPGVKKVKNSLLIKPQ; via the coding sequence ATGAGAAAGATCGCCTTTTGCCTCTTCATGGTTTTTTGTTTCGTTTTCCCCCTCTTCATCGCCGGGTGCGCGTCTACCCAGACTCAGGAAAGCACCGGCGAATTCGTTGACGATTCGGTGATAACGGCCAAGATAAAGGCCGAGATCGCCGGCGACAAGCTGATCAGTCTCTACCAGATAAGCGTGGAAACCTACAAGGGAGTGGTACAGCTCAGCGGCTTCGTGAACACTCAGGAGCAGGTAGACGAGGCTATCGGCATCGCCGAAAAGGTTCCCGGCGTAAAGAAAGTCAAAAACAGCCTGCTCATAAAACCGCAGTAG
- a CDS encoding B12-binding domain-containing radical SAM protein: MDILMVSTNRANEPVTVMPYGACITARAAKRAGHKVRFLDLMFAADPARALESALAGFSPEVVGLSVRNIDNNSLLDLKEYFRELPPLMEIIRRSSRAKVILGGAAVGVMAEPLLRLTGADGAVTGDGECVFPKLLLALEGGKSPENIPGVAWRHGDEIKTSAAVCYPLDPELVDPGWEEWIDLPAYRSRMAPVPVQSKRGCPFGCVYCTYGIREGKEYRLLPPKAVATAVKGLAQRGMRDIEFVDNVFNSPYDHALELCAELASANHGASIQSVELNPSFVDGELLSAMEAAGFTGIGVTAESAADRVLQGLGKGYGEERLGRAAEAIRKSGLPCFWIFMLGGPGETRETVETTFTFAKRVLRPRDVAFFNFGIRIYPGTKLESIARREGVLETPAKEMLPAHFYFSPEVERGWAASRLNEVAAEKMNILNSTSLSHPWLPAISRLCNRLPLPRPLWRHTRLIRTALKLLGNDIPQKRTVQ; encoded by the coding sequence TTGGACATCCTGATGGTCAGCACAAACAGGGCGAACGAGCCGGTAACGGTAATGCCTTACGGCGCGTGCATTACCGCCAGGGCCGCGAAGCGGGCCGGTCACAAGGTCCGCTTTCTCGACCTGATGTTCGCCGCTGACCCGGCCCGCGCCCTCGAAAGCGCCCTCGCCGGGTTCTCCCCCGAGGTCGTTGGTCTCTCGGTGCGGAACATCGACAACAACAGCCTTCTGGATTTGAAGGAGTACTTCCGGGAGCTTCCCCCACTCATGGAAATCATCCGCCGCAGCTCCCGCGCCAAAGTGATTCTGGGGGGCGCGGCGGTGGGGGTGATGGCGGAGCCGCTGCTCCGGCTTACCGGAGCTGACGGGGCCGTCACCGGCGACGGGGAATGCGTCTTCCCAAAGCTCCTCCTCGCGCTGGAGGGCGGGAAATCCCCTGAAAATATTCCCGGCGTGGCGTGGCGGCACGGGGACGAGATAAAAACCAGCGCCGCCGTCTGCTATCCCCTCGACCCGGAGCTTGTAGACCCCGGCTGGGAGGAGTGGATCGACCTGCCCGCCTACCGCTCCCGCATGGCCCCCGTCCCGGTCCAGTCCAAGCGGGGCTGCCCCTTCGGCTGCGTCTACTGCACCTACGGGATACGGGAGGGCAAGGAGTACCGGCTTCTTCCCCCGAAGGCCGTGGCGACGGCGGTAAAGGGGCTGGCCCAAAGGGGCATGAGGGATATAGAGTTCGTGGACAACGTCTTTAATTCCCCTTACGACCACGCCCTCGAACTTTGCGCCGAACTGGCCTCGGCGAACCACGGGGCGAGCATCCAGAGCGTCGAGCTAAACCCCTCCTTCGTGGACGGCGAACTCCTTTCGGCGATGGAAGCGGCGGGTTTCACCGGCATCGGCGTCACGGCGGAGAGCGCGGCGGACCGGGTCCTTCAGGGGCTCGGCAAGGGGTACGGCGAGGAAAGGCTGGGCCGCGCGGCGGAGGCGATCCGCAAATCCGGACTCCCCTGCTTCTGGATCTTCATGCTCGGCGGGCCGGGGGAAACGAGGGAGACGGTGGAGACGACCTTTACCTTCGCGAAGAGGGTCCTTCGCCCGAGGGACGTGGCTTTTTTCAACTTCGGCATAAGAATCTATCCGGGTACAAAGCTTGAGTCCATCGCCCGGAGGGAGGGAGTGCTAGAAACGCCCGCGAAAGAGATGCTCCCGGCCCATTTCTATTTCTCGCCGGAGGTGGAGCGCGGCTGGGCGGCCTCCCGGCTGAACGAGGTAGCGGCGGAGAAGATGAACATCCTGAATTCCACCTCGCTGAGCCACCCGTGGCTGCCCGCGATAAGCAGGCTCTGCAACCGCCTGCCGCTGCCCCGCCCGCTCTGGCGTCACACCCGCCTGATACGCACGGCCCTGAAGCTGCTCGGCAACGACATACCTCAAAAAAGGACGGTTCAGTGA
- a CDS encoding SHOCT domain-containing protein, translating into MYEGHMWGCGAGFGGGLLLVLFWVIIIFAIVAVVRRMWGGKCFHPMGQMPGESALDILKKRYAKGEVTQEEYERMKKELTE; encoded by the coding sequence ATGTACGAAGGTCATATGTGGGGCTGCGGCGCGGGATTCGGCGGCGGTCTTTTGTTGGTGCTTTTCTGGGTTATCATTATCTTCGCGATAGTCGCCGTCGTCCGCCGCATGTGGGGCGGGAAGTGCTTTCACCCAATGGGACAAATGCCTGGGGAGAGCGCGCTCGACATACTGAAGAAGCGCTACGCGAAGGGGGAGGTAACGCAGGAAGAATACGAGCGGATGAAAAAGGAACTGACGGAATAA
- a CDS encoding type III polyketide synthase, protein MTAVKNPARIASVATALPPYRADQETASRYFRRHYGERLSRGSLAVLDKVLGHGSIRTRHFAVENPDCLVDEDPDLRVERYTRWAVNLSAEAARKALCGAKTDAEDISALVVNTCTGYLCPGLTSYLIENLGLPRDVRGYDLVGSGCGGALPALGVGRGHLASSGGAALLVSVEICSATFQVGDDRSLLVSNALFGDGAAAAVLRDGPGGLEIINSASCHMPEERDKIRYVYRGGKLHNQLSPALPGVVAGAVADVVEDMLGQAGVTKGEVAHWAFHTGGDKILGEIRERLSLREEAMAPSRRVLERCGNISSPTVWFSLRDILDGGVKPGELIAMVTFGAGLSAHGCLLRV, encoded by the coding sequence ATGACGGCGGTGAAAAATCCGGCCCGCATAGCCTCGGTGGCGACCGCTCTCCCCCCCTACAGGGCGGATCAGGAGACCGCAAGCAGGTATTTCCGCCGCCACTACGGGGAGAGGCTCAGCCGGGGGAGCCTGGCCGTGCTCGACAAGGTTCTCGGCCACGGCTCGATTCGCACCCGCCACTTCGCCGTGGAAAATCCCGACTGCCTCGTTGACGAGGACCCGGACCTTCGCGTGGAACGCTACACCCGCTGGGCGGTTAATCTTTCGGCTGAGGCGGCCCGCAAGGCTCTTTGCGGCGCGAAAACAGACGCCGAAGATATTTCCGCCCTCGTCGTCAACACCTGCACGGGGTACCTGTGCCCCGGCCTGACCAGCTACCTGATTGAAAACCTTGGCCTTCCCCGCGACGTAAGGGGTTACGATCTGGTCGGAAGCGGGTGCGGCGGGGCGCTCCCCGCGCTCGGGGTCGGGAGGGGGCATCTGGCCTCCTCCGGCGGGGCGGCGCTGCTGGTCTCCGTCGAGATTTGCAGCGCCACCTTTCAGGTGGGAGACGACAGGAGCCTCCTCGTCTCCAACGCCCTCTTCGGCGACGGAGCGGCCGCCGCCGTCCTGCGCGACGGGCCGGGGGGACTTGAAATAATCAACTCCGCAAGTTGCCACATGCCCGAGGAGCGCGACAAGATCCGCTACGTCTACCGGGGAGGGAAGCTTCACAACCAGCTTTCGCCGGCGCTTCCGGGCGTAGTCGCCGGTGCGGTGGCGGATGTCGTGGAAGATATGCTCGGGCAGGCGGGAGTTACAAAAGGTGAGGTCGCCCACTGGGCCTTTCACACGGGCGGAGACAAGATACTGGGCGAGATACGCGAAAGACTCTCTCTTCGGGAGGAGGCGATGGCCCCCAGCAGGAGGGTTCTGGAGCGCTGCGGGAACATCTCCTCGCCCACAGTCTGGTTTTCGCTCAGGGACATACTCGATGGCGGCGTAAAGCCGGGGGAGCTTATAGCGATGGTCACCTTCGGCGCGGGACTTTCGGCGCACGGGTGTCTCCTGCGGGTCTGA
- a CDS encoding peptidyl-prolyl cis-trans isomerase produces the protein MANPKVLIKTNFGDITVELDEKAAPKTVDNFLTYVLDGFFNGTIFHRVIPGFMIQGGGFTADFVQKPTRAPIKNEAANGLLNKKGTIAMARTSDVDSATAQFFINTADNAFLNHKRKTTDEYGYCVFGWVTEGMDVVGKIEKVATTQKGMHSDVPANPVIIESIEPV, from the coding sequence ATGGCAAACCCCAAGGTTCTGATCAAGACAAACTTCGGCGACATAACCGTCGAGCTGGACGAAAAGGCCGCGCCGAAGACGGTTGACAACTTCCTCACCTACGTCCTCGACGGCTTTTTCAACGGCACTATTTTTCACCGCGTCATCCCCGGCTTCATGATTCAGGGCGGCGGCTTCACCGCCGATTTCGTCCAGAAACCCACCCGCGCCCCGATAAAGAACGAGGCCGCCAACGGCCTTCTCAACAAAAAGGGCACCATCGCGATGGCGAGGACAAGCGACGTGGACAGCGCCACCGCGCAGTTCTTCATCAACACCGCCGACAACGCTTTTTTAAACCACAAGCGCAAGACCACCGACGAATACGGCTACTGCGTCTTCGGCTGGGTGACGGAGGGAATGGACGTTGTAGGGAAGATCGAGAAGGTCGCCACCACTCAGAAGGGTATGCACTCCGACGTGCCCGCCAATCCGGTGATAATCGAATCGATAGAGCCCGTGTAA
- a CDS encoding isoprenylcysteine carboxylmethyltransferase family protein: MGEKTPDKEFCFDPFGWAGCLIGEKSLHNLIRVFMALVCLGFAAFRLREYGDYIFKPLWFAESFLFIVLALSYAKREPPVDRARGVKRIIVPLIGGLMPFALLLSPPNPAIWQREWASLAVLGFMTVSTAFTVWGMWTLGSSFSITVEARNPVFRGPYRYVRHPIYLGEILSAAGVAIWRFSVLSAAVLVLFAAVQLYRSRREEEVLAAAFPEYKKVLEKSCWLW, from the coding sequence ATGGGAGAAAAGACGCCGGACAAGGAATTCTGCTTCGACCCCTTCGGCTGGGCGGGGTGTCTCATCGGCGAAAAATCGCTGCACAACCTGATCCGCGTCTTCATGGCGCTGGTATGCCTCGGTTTCGCCGCTTTCCGCCTCCGGGAGTACGGGGACTACATCTTCAAGCCTCTCTGGTTCGCCGAGTCCTTTCTTTTTATAGTCCTCGCGCTCTCCTACGCGAAGAGGGAGCCGCCCGTAGACCGCGCGAGGGGAGTGAAGAGGATTATCGTCCCGCTCATAGGCGGCCTTATGCCCTTCGCGCTGCTGCTCAGCCCTCCGAACCCGGCGATATGGCAAAGGGAATGGGCGTCTCTGGCGGTTTTGGGGTTCATGACTGTCTCCACAGCCTTCACCGTCTGGGGGATGTGGACGCTGGGCTCCTCCTTCTCCATCACCGTCGAGGCCAGAAACCCCGTCTTTCGCGGCCCGTACCGGTACGTGCGCCACCCGATCTACCTCGGCGAGATATTGTCCGCCGCCGGTGTGGCGATCTGGCGCTTCTCCGTCCTCTCCGCCGCCGTCCTCGTCCTCTTCGCCGCAGTGCAGCTCTACCGTTCGCGCAGGGAGGAGGAGGTTTTGGCGGCGGCTTTTCCGGAGTATAAAAAAGTTTTGGAGAAGTCTTGCTGGCTCTGGTAA
- a CDS encoding NAD(P)/FAD-dependent oxidoreductase — protein sequence MKKTLPPVSVVGSGPNGLAAAAHLALAGFPVTVYEANATPGGGCRSREFTLPGFVHDVCSTVHPLGISSPAFRPLKLEEAGVEWLTAPLTLAHPFDGGECVFLTGNIEDSAKSLGSDGGAYRSLMAPFVREWEHLLPGLLAPAFSPVVPPALARFGLKALRSARGLAESRFKTKEARALFAGIAAHAMITLEAPGSAAFGLVLGVSLHAVGWPVARGGSHKVTDALLQRIKENGGEIITRKAVKTPSDIEGGGPLVLTFTPRQLLSFGEKELPAGYREKLRAFRYGGGVCKVDWALSEPIPWRNEECKRALSVHAGGTLEEIAANLKMVHEGGYPEKPFVIVVQPTVADPSRAPGGKHVGWAYCHVPNGSDFDMTGRIEAQIERFAPGFRDVILARHTLTAKNMEIYDPNYVGGDIGSGANNLMQTLFRPVVGRSPHRIPVPGWYLCSASTRPGGGVHGMCGYHAARNLIEDFLGKN from the coding sequence ATGAAAAAAACCTTACCTCCTGTTTCTGTGGTGGGCTCGGGCCCGAACGGCCTTGCCGCCGCCGCCCATCTGGCGCTGGCGGGGTTTCCCGTAACGGTCTACGAGGCCAACGCCACTCCCGGAGGGGGTTGCCGCTCGCGGGAATTCACCCTTCCCGGCTTTGTCCACGACGTATGCTCGACCGTGCATCCTCTGGGGATAAGCTCTCCCGCCTTCCGTCCCCTGAAACTGGAGGAAGCGGGGGTGGAGTGGCTGACCGCTCCCCTGACCCTTGCGCACCCCTTCGACGGGGGCGAGTGCGTCTTCCTCACGGGGAATATTGAGGATTCCGCGAAAAGTCTGGGCTCCGACGGCGGAGCGTACCGTTCACTGATGGCTCCCTTCGTCCGGGAGTGGGAACACCTCCTCCCCGGCCTTCTGGCCCCCGCCTTCTCTCCGGTGGTCCCTCCGGCGCTGGCGCGCTTCGGCCTCAAGGCTCTCCGAAGCGCCCGGGGGCTCGCGGAAAGCCGTTTCAAAACGAAAGAGGCGAGGGCGCTCTTCGCCGGAATAGCCGCGCACGCCATGATTACGCTCGAAGCGCCGGGCTCCGCCGCTTTCGGCCTCGTGCTCGGCGTATCTCTCCACGCGGTCGGCTGGCCGGTAGCCCGCGGAGGCAGCCACAAAGTCACCGACGCCCTGCTTCAGAGGATTAAGGAAAACGGCGGCGAAATAATCACGCGAAAAGCCGTAAAAACCCCCTCGGATATCGAAGGCGGCGGGCCTCTGGTGCTCACTTTCACCCCCAGACAGCTCCTTTCCTTCGGGGAAAAGGAACTCCCGGCCGGTTACAGGGAAAAACTACGCGCTTTCAGGTACGGCGGGGGGGTGTGCAAGGTGGACTGGGCGCTTTCCGAACCGATTCCGTGGAGAAACGAGGAATGCAAAAGGGCGCTTAGCGTCCACGCCGGGGGGACGCTGGAGGAGATAGCGGCGAACCTAAAGATGGTGCATGAGGGGGGGTATCCCGAAAAGCCCTTCGTCATCGTCGTCCAGCCGACGGTCGCGGACCCTTCGCGTGCGCCCGGGGGAAAGCACGTGGGGTGGGCTTACTGCCACGTCCCGAACGGCTCGGATTTCGACATGACCGGGAGAATCGAGGCGCAGATAGAGCGCTTCGCCCCCGGCTTTCGCGACGTCATCCTGGCCCGCCACACCCTGACGGCGAAAAATATGGAAATTTACGATCCGAACTACGTCGGCGGCGACATCGGCTCGGGGGCGAACAATCTCATGCAGACGCTCTTTCGCCCCGTCGTGGGGCGCTCCCCGCACCGGATTCCCGTACCGGGGTGGTACCTGTGTTCCGCCTCCACCCGTCCGGGCGGCGGCGTACACGGCATGTGCGGCTACCACGCCGCCCGAAACCTTATCGAGGATTTCCTTGGCAAAAATTGA